In Polyangia bacterium, the genomic stretch GCCATTCATGCCCGACCATCAACACGGGACCAGCGTCGTCCCGGGCGTCACCGCCCAAAGCGGCGGCAATTATCAGATCTCGCCGCTGTATCTTTTCATGTCGGGTTACTGGGAGATCACCGTCAACCTGACCCCGCCCGCCGCCGCCGGCACGACCGCCGGCCCCCATGAGACCGCGCTGTTCAAAGTCTGCATTCCTTAGCTCGCGGCTATCAGCGCTCTGCTACTGCGTGCAAGCGGCTGTGCTGGTGTCGACGTGGGTCGTATCGGCGCGCAGGGTTCCGGTGCCGGTTTGCACGCAGGTCCCGAGATCGCCCATCCCGGGCAACAACATATTGGCCTGCGAGGTCCATTCCAGCGTGCCGCCGTTGCCCAGGGTGAAGCTGGGTATCTGCGCGGCGACCGTCGCGTCCAGATCGCCGGAAGCGATCAAGTCTTGCAGCACATCGTCGCCGATCGGTTGGATGTGAACCTTGATCGAGATGCGATCGGGCAGCGCGCTCAGCGTCGTGGTGCCCCCGGGATAGATGCGTTTGATGTGCGTCTTGTTGAACGACGTCGGGTCAGTGACCACCGGCATGACCGAACCCGGCAACTGGTTGGTGCGATAGCTGGCCGCCTGCCAGAACATGTTCACCGCTTTGCCGTCGTCGCCAAAAATACAGTCGCGGATCAGCCACAGGTCGGGATCGGGCGCGGTCTCGATAGTCTGGCCGGCGGGCGGAACGCCGCTTTGATAGATGACCTGGCCGGCCAGGGTGGCGGTGACCTCGACCCAGGCGCGACGATCCTGCGTGGCGCCGCTGGGAAAGCCGTGTCCGGCGCCGGCGTTGTCCAGGATGACCCAGATCTTGCGGGTGGTGGCGTCCAGGCACAGCGTGGTGTGCATGGTGGCGTCGAGCAGAGCTTGGATCCCCTGTTTTTGCGTGTCGGCCTCGGGGAAGGCGGTCAGCGCCACGTCGACGCCGGGGAAGCTGTGGTCGTGCAGATCGCGTTTGCGCTCTGGGGAGATCGTCGACGCGGGCGCCTGTCCACTGTCCGACAAGGCCATGTGGCAATTGGAAGCGCAGGTCAACCCGGCGGTCTTCGGATCGGCAAACAGCGTGCCTTGCCATTCCTTGTACGTGCGTTCGATAGCCGCGCCATGCTGGTTGACGATGTCGTGACAGGTCCCGCAGGCCGCCGCCGATTCCAGGCGCGCCGAATCGAACAGCGTTGAATAGGTCGCCTGGTGCGGCGTCTCGGCGACGGCGTCGGCGAACGGCCCGAACAGGTTGTTGTCCTGGGTCAGGATCAGCGGGTTGTTGTCGGGCATCGACGGATCGACAGCGTGGGCAGCGTGGCAGAAATAACAGGTCACGTTTTTCAACGGCGCGCCGAGGGTACCCAGGTTGAGACCATCGGCGGTGCTTCCCTCTTCGACCGCCATGGGCGCATGGCACTTCACGCAGAAGGTTCCCAGCGCGCCCTGGGTCTCGCGTTGGCCGCGGGCGTTCATGGCCAGGAAGACCGGATCTTCCGATGCGTAGGCGTGCATGCTGCCCGACCATTCGGTGTACTGCTTGGGATGGCAGTCCTTGCACGCGGCGGGATCCAGCATTTCGGCGCGCGTCAGCGTCGGCTTCGGCTTCGAATCGCAACCCGACATCGTCGTCAGCGTGACCGAAACCACTCCGGCGGCCAGCGCGCGCATCGTCAAAAACCGTGAACCCATTTCGAATTCGCTGGTCATTATGACCCGGAACCAAGTTGATGTGTCAGACTGACCGCCACATGCGGCGCGCTTTGGTCCTGGCAGCGGGACTGGCCGTGCTGGGAGCGGGTTGCCCCGGCCCGACCGATCCGCCGGTGAATTGCCCGTCGGATACACCGGCGGCGTGTCCGGCCGCCATGCCCAGCTTCGCTGGCGACGTGGCGCCGATTTTTTCGTCGATCTGCGCGTCCTGCCACACGCCGGGCCAGCAGATGGGGTCGACGCCGCTCGACAGCTATGCCCAGATCAAGGCCGAGGCACTCACCATCAGCACTGAACTGGACGACTGCTTGATGCCGCCGGTCGACGGTCCCAAGCTGAGCGAAGCGCAGCGCCTGACGATCGAGACCTGGCTGGTCTGCGGCGCACCCGAGAATTGAACGCGCATCTTCAGACGCGCTGGATGAGCTCGACCTTGTAGCCGTCGGGATCTTGCGCGAAGGCGATCACCGTCGTGCCGTGCTTCATCGGGCCGGCCTCGCGCGTGATGCGCCCGCCGGCCTGGCGGATGCGATCGCAGGCGGCGGCCACGTCGGGAACGCCGATGGCGACGTGGCCGAAGCCGGTGCCGATCTCGTACGTCTCGACGCCGTAGTTGTAGGTCAGCTCGATGGCCGGGTGCGTGTCCTCCGGGCCGTAGCCGATGAAGGCCAGGGTGAATTTTCCGTCGGGGTAATCGCGCTGGCGCAGCAACGTCATGCCCAGAGCGCGGGTGTAAAAATCCAGGGAACGCGCCAGATCGCCGACCCGAATCATCGTGTGCAGGATGCGCATGACCCCCGTTTTCCCACGGACGACCAAGCACGCGCAACGCATCCTGTAGAATGCGCCCATATGCCCCGCCCTCCTGACGCCGCCACGCTGGACCGGTTGAAACAGATCGTCGGCCCGGCTGGTTTCTCCGTCGACGCCGACGAGCTCGCGCCGCACCTGGTTGAATGGCGCAACCTTTATCGCGGCCAGACGCCGCTTTTGCTGAAGCCATCGTCGACGGAACAAGTGGCCGCCGTGGTGCGCGCCTGCGCCGACGCCGAGGTGGGGATCGTCCCGCAAGGCGGCAACACGGGCCTGGTGGGCGGACAGATTCCGCGCGCCGCCGGCGACGAGATCCTGCTCAGTTTGCAACGCCTGAACCGCGTGCGCGCCGTCGATCCCGTCGACAACGCGCTGACCGTCGAGGCCGGCTGCACGCTGGCCGCCGTGCAACAGGCGGCGGCGGGCGTCGACCGTCTGTTCCCGCTCAGTCTGGCGTCCGAAGGGACCTGCCAGATCGGCGGCAACCTGTCGACCAACGCCGGCGGCATCCACGTCCTGCGCTATGGCAATAGCCGCGACCTGGTGCTGGGCCTGGAGGTCGTCACCGCCGACGGTCAGATCTGGGACGGCCTGCGCGCCCTGCGCAAGGACAACACCGGTTATGAATTGAAGCAGCTTTTCCTGGGCGCCGAAGGAACGCTGGGGATCATCACAGCCGCGGTCTTGAAGCTGTTCCCGCGCCACCGCCAGGTGCAGACCGCCTTTTGCGCCGTGCCCACCATCGAAGCGGCAGTGGCGCTGCTGTCACACGTGCGGCAGACCTGCGACGACGGCGTGCTGGCTTTCGAGCTTTTGCCCCGGCGCGCGCTGGAGTTCGTCACCCGCCACCTCCCCGGGGCCACCGATCCGCTGCCGACCCCGTCGCCCTGGTACGTGCTGTTCGACGTGACCGTCGGGCGCGCGATGCTGGAGCGCAGCCTGGCCGAGGCGGCGGAGAGAAATCTGATCGCCGACGCCGCCGTCGCCGAACACGCCACCCAGGCGACGAACCTGTGGCGCCTGCGCGAAGGGATCTCCGAGTCGCAAAAGCCGGAAGGGGCCAGCATCAAGCACGACATCTCGGTGCCGGTGTCGCGCATCCCGGTCTTCGTTCATCAGGCGATCGCCGCCGTCGAGCGGCTGGTGCCGGACATCCGCCCGGTGCCGTTCGGGCACGTGGGCGACGGCAACTTGCACTTCAACCTCAGCCAGCCGGTGGGCGCCGACGGCCAGGCGTTCCTGGCCCGGTCCGAGGAGCTCCACCACGCCGTGCACGAGATCGTTGCTGCCCTGGGCGGATCGATCAGCGCCGAGCACGGCATCGGCGTGGCCAAGCGTCAGGAGATCCGGCGCTACAAAAGTCCGCTCGAGATCGCCCTCATGCAACGGATCAAGAACGCCCTGGATCCCAAGGGGATCATGAACCCAGGCAAAGGCGTGGCGTAAGGCGGGTGGATTCTCGGGCCCGGCGCGCGGCGCTGCAGCTGGTCGGTTCGTCAGTGCTGTTCGCGGTGATGGCGATGGCCACCAAGGAGGTGGCGCGCCGGGTGCCGGGACCGCAGGCGGCGATGATCCGTTTTGCGGCCGGCGTGATCGCCGCGGTGGTGGGCACGCTGGTCGGCCACGTGCGCATCCGCCCGCGGCGCTGGGGCTGGCTGCTGACGCGCGGCCTTTTCGGCGGCATCGCCGTGCTGACTTACTTCATGTGCATCCAGCGCGTGCCGGTCGGCGTGGCCACGCTGCTGAATCAGACCCAGCCGGTCTACACCATGCTGTTCGCCTGGCTTTTGCTGCGCGAACGGCCGACGCGGGCGGCGGTGGTGGCGCTGCCGCTCAGCGCGGCGGGCGTGGTGCTGATCGTCGGCGTGCGCGTCGCCGAGCTGCACGCCGGCTGGGGCGAAACTTTGGGCATCATCTCGGCGGTGACGTCGGGCGTGGCGGTGACCGCCATCCGCGCCGCCCGCCGCGACCACGCCGACGGGCGGCCGGGCGATTCGGCCTGGTCGGTGTTTTTTTCCTTCACCGCGCTGGGCTTCCTGGTGACGGCGCCGGCCGCGTTGCCGCCGTTCGGGACGTGGTTGCCGCCGACGCCGGCTGAATGGGGATTGCTGG encodes the following:
- the gloA gene encoding lactoylglutathione lyase; this translates as MRILHTMIRVGDLARSLDFYTRALGMTLLRQRDYPDGKFTLAFIGYGPEDTHPAIELTYNYGVETYEIGTGFGHVAIGVPDVAAACDRIRQAGGRITREAGPMKHGTTVIAFAQDPDGYKVELIQRV
- a CDS encoding multiheme c-type cytochrome; translated protein: MGSRFLTMRALAAGVVSVTLTTMSGCDSKPKPTLTRAEMLDPAACKDCHPKQYTEWSGSMHAYASEDPVFLAMNARGQRETQGALGTFCVKCHAPMAVEEGSTADGLNLGTLGAPLKNVTCYFCHAAHAVDPSMPDNNPLILTQDNNLFGPFADAVAETPHQATYSTLFDSARLESAAACGTCHDIVNQHGAAIERTYKEWQGTLFADPKTAGLTCASNCHMALSDSGQAPASTISPERKRDLHDHSFPGVDVALTAFPEADTQKQGIQALLDATMHTTLCLDATTRKIWVILDNAGAGHGFPSGATQDRRAWVEVTATLAGQVIYQSGVPPAGQTIETAPDPDLWLIRDCIFGDDGKAVNMFWQAASYRTNQLPGSVMPVVTDPTSFNKTHIKRIYPGGTTTLSALPDRISIKVHIQPIGDDVLQDLIASGDLDATVAAQIPSFTLGNGGTLEWTSQANMLLPGMGDLGTCVQTGTGTLRADTTHVDTSTAACTQ
- a CDS encoding EamA family transporter, which codes for MDSRARRAALQLVGSSVLFAVMAMATKEVARRVPGPQAAMIRFAAGVIAAVVGTLVGHVRIRPRRWGWLLTRGLFGGIAVLTYFMCIQRVPVGVATLLNQTQPVYTMLFAWLLLRERPTRAAVVALPLSAAGVVLIVGVRVAELHAGWGETLGIISAVTSGVAVTAIRAARRDHADGRPGDSAWSVFFSFTALGFLVTAPAALPPFGTWLPPTPAEWGLLAVVGVAGVSAQLIMTDALRHIGGATAGIIAQLVVLLTMAGGAIIFGDRITLSLVIGGALTLTGVALVIGSSGSAARPPVNVIDD
- a CDS encoding FAD-binding oxidoreductase encodes the protein MPRPPDAATLDRLKQIVGPAGFSVDADELAPHLVEWRNLYRGQTPLLLKPSSTEQVAAVVRACADAEVGIVPQGGNTGLVGGQIPRAAGDEILLSLQRLNRVRAVDPVDNALTVEAGCTLAAVQQAAAGVDRLFPLSLASEGTCQIGGNLSTNAGGIHVLRYGNSRDLVLGLEVVTADGQIWDGLRALRKDNTGYELKQLFLGAEGTLGIITAAVLKLFPRHRQVQTAFCAVPTIEAAVALLSHVRQTCDDGVLAFELLPRRALEFVTRHLPGATDPLPTPSPWYVLFDVTVGRAMLERSLAEAAERNLIADAAVAEHATQATNLWRLREGISESQKPEGASIKHDISVPVSRIPVFVHQAIAAVERLVPDIRPVPFGHVGDGNLHFNLSQPVGADGQAFLARSEELHHAVHEIVAALGGSISAEHGIGVAKRQEIRRYKSPLEIALMQRIKNALDPKGIMNPGKGVA